The Rubripirellula tenax genome contains the following window.
ACCCGGCGAAGGCTTGTCGGCAACTCATTACTCGCTGGTAAGCGGTGCGGTGCGTTTGCGATACGACAACAAGGCTGAATTGCTGGTCCAAGCTCCGTCCGTTTTCTCGATCGATGGTGTGAACGAAGCAACGCTTCATTCCGGTTCACTTAGCCTGTCGGTTCCTCCATCGGCATCGGAATTTCGCGTGAAGACGCCTTGGGCAACCGTTGTTGACCGGGGAACGCGGATCGGGATCATCGCCAGCGAAGACGAAGCAATGGAGGTCCACGTCTTTGAAGGCAAAGCGGAAACGATTCGGGTGGGTGATCGGAAAGGGCAAACGTTGAAAGCGGGCGAGGCGGTCTTGTTGGCTTCCATCAATAGCGTCCCGCAATTCATGGCACCAAACCGAAGCCGTTTCGCGGAGAAGATCGAAGACCTCGATCACCTTCCAAACGTTTCCGGTGACGTCGAACTTCTTGTTTCTTCGCCAAGATCCGTGCGGCGGGTCAGAAGCGAGTTGGTCGACATTGGCCGGGCGACCGTTTTCGCAGAACAGAAGTCCGTGCGGCTTGGGGATGATTTGCCCGTGACGATCGATCGACCCGGCCGACCGGCAACCCTTCAGTCGAACGGGGCAACCATCGCGGCCGGAACGCTGGTCGATACGTTCTTAGTTCATCTTGCGGCACCACGCTCGATCCGCCGCACGAACCAAGCGTTGGTCGCGAAGGGCAAGATCTCATTCACGCATCCCGTTGTCGGAATCGTTGCGGCGGCACCGGGACGAATGGACGCGTCATTGTTGAATCCTGACACGGAATATCCTGGGGATCGGGATACCGGACTGGAAGATTCCATCGAAGGGAACGACCGATTCGCAGATAGGCTTCAACTGAGTTCCGATCGAAAAACAATCACATTCCGGTTGCACGTTCACGGCCGAGAAGCCTCTGAGCCATCGGATTTCATCGACCAATTTCGAGTGTTAGTAGAAGCGAAATGATTGCACGATGGACATCATTGGTTCTCGGTTTGGTGATTGGCACGACAGCGCTGGCTCAGCAGGAACGCCCCAATGTCCTGTTCATCGCCATCGACGATCTGAAGCCGGTTCTGGGGTGCTACGGAAACAAAACCGCCATCACCCCCTCGATTGACGAGATCGCGAGGCAGGGAACGGTTTTTCTAAACGCGCACTGCCAATGGCCGGTGTGCGGCGGCAGCCGAGCAAGTTTGATGACCAGCTTGCGCCCCGAAGCGGTCGGCGTGATGGATCTGAAAACCAACATGCGAGCCAAGAACCCGAGTGTTTTGACGCTCTCGGAACACTTCAAGAACCAAGGGTATGTCAGCGCGGGCACCGGAAAAATCTACGATCCGCGTTGTGTCGACAACAAGAAATCGCTCGACGCGCCGTCTTGGTCGATTCCCTTCGTAAGCCCCAAGTACTCATCGCTTGAATTCAACGATGTCAAGCAGGTGACCTTGGCGCCGGACGTTTCCGATAGCGATTTGGGCGACGGACAGATCGCGGACAATGGCATTCGACTGATGCGAAAACTAAGTGGGTCTGGCAAGCCGTTCTTTTTGGCGGTGGGGTTCAAGAAGCCGCATTTGCCCTTCATCGCTCCAAAGAAGTACTGGGATCTCTACGAACGTGATCGTTTTCAATTAGCGGTTCATCAAGTCGGAATCAAAAACGACAGCGAGTACGCGCTTCACGATAGCGAGGAGTTACGCGGCTACGAGGGAGTTCCATCAGAAGGCGAGATCCCAAGTGATCTTCAACGTGAACTGATCCACGGTTACTACGCATGCACTTCGTTCGTCGATGCCCAGGTCGGGCGACTCGTTTCCGAGTTGCGGCGGCTTGGCGAAGCGGACAACACCGTCATCCTATTGTGGGGCGATCACGGATTTCATCTTGGCGACCATGGTATTTGGGGCAAGCACACCACGCTCGAGCAGGCCACACGCGTTCCGCTGATCATCCGGCCTCACCGCGGCACCGCCGTACCAACAACGCTTGCACCGGCGGAACTGAACGACATGTTCCCAACACTTTGCGACCTTGTGGGAATCCCCGTTCCCAGCGGAATCAACGGACGCAGCCTGTTAGCGGTCATCAACGGTTCCACCGAATCGGTGCGTGATGGCGCTCTGACCGTGTTCAAGAAAAAAGGTGCGATTGGGTATTCGTACCGAACCAAGCGATACCGTTACACGCTGTGGCTGAACAAGAACGGCAATGTCGTCGCGTCGGAACTGTACGACTACCAGACAGATCCGTTGGAAACCCGGAACTTGATCAACGACGTGAACTACGAACAAGTGCAACGTCAATTAAGTGACCATTTAAAAGCGGATGCCCAAGGTTGCGAGCGTCTGTTGTCCTCTACGCCAAGTCGTCGTTGAACATACGGCTTGAATTCCAAAGCAAACAGAAAAGAGTCTTCCCATGATGATGTTCCAACCCTTCAAGGCGTCGCAGCTGGACAGCGTCTGCCGAATGGCTGCGACTTTCGCGTTGGCGGTTCTATTCGGATCGACGCTTGGTGCCGAGACGCCAAAGACAGGGAAAGGGAACGACAAAAAGAATCGCTCGATGATCTCCGACGCGGAGCCTCCGGTTCTTGAAGCACCAAGTGGTCCGCGACTGCGAGAGATCGCACCGCTGGGATCGTTCCCGCTGATCATCGGTGGCACCTCCAGCATTCAATTGTTGGGAACCGAGGCGGAAACGATTCTCAATCGTGAGTTCCAATTCATCACGCCGGCGAACGCCTTCAAGCAAGCCGGTGTGCATCCCGAACCGGGCGTTTGGAAATGGAAAAAGCCGGACGCATGGATTGCGAGATGCCAGGAACGCGGCGAGATCATGAGGCTGCACGCCTGTGTCAGTCCGCAATGTTCCGCGTGGGCGGAAGAAGATGATCGAACGCCAGACGAATTGCGTCAGGTCATGGAAGAGTACGTCACGGAGATTTGCAAACGCTACGGACACCACGATCACGTAAAGTGGATTGATGTCGTCAACGAAACCGTCACGCGTGAGGGTGAATGGTTCGGCCCCAAAGAAGGCGTTGGGAAATGGCAGAATCCTTGGACGCAAATCGGGTTCGATGAAACCCATCC
Protein-coding sequences here:
- a CDS encoding FecR domain-containing protein, which gives rise to MKRSESASKHLLFLFGKVRDETISSQELAELESTLLADPAAMKLYRRFMALCSGLEQIARMQSDSGSEAAANFGASLSDDETFDWANELPPVVGQLPIAPRPAPPVLVQSAKPSLSPLRPARKTVISVGAMACIAATLVFVLIRFGRPSTASTYATLVDSHQPVWSGGRQVQPGEGLSATHYSLVSGAVRLRYDNKAELLVQAPSVFSIDGVNEATLHSGSLSLSVPPSASEFRVKTPWATVVDRGTRIGIIASEDEAMEVHVFEGKAETIRVGDRKGQTLKAGEAVLLASINSVPQFMAPNRSRFAEKIEDLDHLPNVSGDVELLVSSPRSVRRVRSELVDIGRATVFAEQKSVRLGDDLPVTIDRPGRPATLQSNGATIAAGTLVDTFLVHLAAPRSIRRTNQALVAKGKISFTHPVVGIVAAAPGRMDASLLNPDTEYPGDRDTGLEDSIEGNDRFADRLQLSSDRKTITFRLHVHGREASEPSDFIDQFRVLVEAK
- a CDS encoding sulfatase, whose product is MIARWTSLVLGLVIGTTALAQQERPNVLFIAIDDLKPVLGCYGNKTAITPSIDEIARQGTVFLNAHCQWPVCGGSRASLMTSLRPEAVGVMDLKTNMRAKNPSVLTLSEHFKNQGYVSAGTGKIYDPRCVDNKKSLDAPSWSIPFVSPKYSSLEFNDVKQVTLAPDVSDSDLGDGQIADNGIRLMRKLSGSGKPFFLAVGFKKPHLPFIAPKKYWDLYERDRFQLAVHQVGIKNDSEYALHDSEELRGYEGVPSEGEIPSDLQRELIHGYYACTSFVDAQVGRLVSELRRLGEADNTVILLWGDHGFHLGDHGIWGKHTTLEQATRVPLIIRPHRGTAVPTTLAPAELNDMFPTLCDLVGIPVPSGINGRSLLAVINGSTESVRDGALTVFKKKGAIGYSYRTKRYRYTLWLNKNGNVVASELYDYQTDPLETRNLINDVNYEQVQRQLSDHLKADAQGCERLLSSTPSRR
- a CDS encoding endo-1,4-beta-xylanase — translated: MMMFQPFKASQLDSVCRMAATFALAVLFGSTLGAETPKTGKGNDKKNRSMISDAEPPVLEAPSGPRLREIAPLGSFPLIIGGTSSIQLLGTEAETILNREFQFITPANAFKQAGVHPEPGVWKWKKPDAWIARCQERGEIMRLHACVSPQCSAWAEEDDRTPDELRQVMEEYVTEICKRYGHHDHVKWIDVVNETVTREGEWFGPKEGVGKWQNPWTQIGFDETHPLRPPLYIKRAFEIAAEHAPNVKLLYNQHGDMEPEAWKKVCAAVLYLREKNVRIDGIGWQAHVDSDFEKDAGNMQRLNQLITWAHQHDLEFHITENTVWTKDADHDAQAATFAAIIRTLLSHCRGGVVTWNAWQMRDSDTQRPDRQGNLFDKNGSPRPSYYAVQKELLNFKQSLRRE